In Candidatus Roseilinea sp., one DNA window encodes the following:
- a CDS encoding nitroreductase encodes MDLLEAIRKRKTTNTPFRPERISDEHKRLLIEAASRAPSHFNSQPWRFIVIEDRERIAKIADIAGDSMKRLMDDGAFVARYRRYFRFDAKESLATGSGIYVDNIPAVLRPMVKLVFSEQVGSLLSKFGASAILGNDQRKIVSSAPMLLAITLDKQEYHPGELSGLYASITLGAVIQTLWLVTTALDIGMQFISTPLEVAENKARIVALLKIPEAHELVAIFRMGYKDPNAARNTIDWTSSQRKPFTELARYNDWDTPVPEALASARSLLWEGTEAPAEP; translated from the coding sequence ATGGACCTACTCGAAGCCATCCGCAAGCGCAAGACGACCAACACGCCGTTCCGGCCGGAGCGCATCAGCGATGAGCACAAGCGGTTGCTGATCGAAGCCGCCTCGCGCGCGCCTTCGCACTTCAACAGCCAGCCTTGGCGCTTCATCGTGATCGAGGATCGCGAGCGCATTGCGAAGATCGCCGACATCGCCGGCGATTCGATGAAGCGACTGATGGACGACGGCGCGTTCGTGGCGCGCTACCGGCGCTACTTCCGCTTCGACGCCAAGGAGTCCTTGGCCACCGGCAGCGGCATCTACGTGGATAACATCCCCGCCGTGCTCCGGCCGATGGTCAAGCTCGTCTTCTCCGAACAAGTCGGATCGTTGCTCAGTAAATTCGGCGCGTCGGCCATCCTGGGCAACGACCAGCGCAAGATCGTAAGCAGCGCGCCGATGCTGCTGGCAATTACCCTCGATAAGCAAGAATATCACCCCGGCGAGCTGAGCGGGCTATACGCTTCGATCACGCTGGGGGCGGTGATCCAGACGCTGTGGCTGGTAACGACGGCGCTGGATATCGGCATGCAGTTCATCAGCACGCCACTGGAAGTAGCCGAGAACAAGGCGCGCATCGTCGCGCTGCTCAAGATTCCCGAGGCGCACGAACTCGTCGCGATCTTCCGCATGGGCTACAAAGATCCGAACGCCGCGCGTAACACCATTGATTGGACCAGCAGCCAGCGCAAGCCGTTCACCGAGCTGGCGCGCTACAACGACTGGGACACACCCGTGCCTGAAGCGCTTGCCTCGGCGCGCAGCTTGTTGTGGGAAGGCACGGAAGCGCCGGCAGAGCCTTAG
- a CDS encoding phosphatidate cytidylyltransferase, producing the protein MRTPSNDLAARLASGAAIVVVTVVFGALGGWWFTLLVAVVIARTTYELWRLLSRAGYQPSLAVALGTAAAAFIGVRLPNLFIFIPALTLVLLVSLARQLQRAQARTFGDWAVSFAGGFYLGWTGGHLAELIVLPPDGRWWLALTLATLWSADSMAYVFGRLLGRHKLAPAISPGKTWEGYIAGVIASTVAGVILGLFAPFGAPVGAIAGILVGALSPLGDLIESMIKRQAHAKDSGNLIPGHGGLFDRIDSLLWASVVVTYVAVIASGTFQFP; encoded by the coding sequence TTGCGAACGCCATCCAACGACCTAGCTGCGCGCCTGGCGAGCGGCGCTGCCATCGTCGTCGTCACCGTCGTCTTCGGCGCACTCGGGGGATGGTGGTTCACGCTGCTCGTCGCAGTTGTCATCGCCCGGACGACCTATGAGTTGTGGCGATTGCTCAGCCGCGCCGGCTACCAACCTTCGCTGGCCGTGGCACTGGGCACGGCAGCAGCGGCCTTCATCGGCGTCCGCCTGCCCAATCTGTTCATCTTCATCCCGGCGCTCACGCTGGTGCTGCTGGTATCGCTGGCCCGTCAGCTACAGCGCGCACAGGCGCGCACCTTCGGCGATTGGGCGGTGAGCTTCGCCGGCGGGTTTTACCTCGGCTGGACCGGCGGCCACTTGGCCGAGCTGATCGTCTTGCCGCCCGACGGCCGCTGGTGGCTGGCACTCACGCTGGCCACGCTGTGGTCGGCCGACAGCATGGCGTATGTCTTCGGGCGGCTGCTCGGCAGACACAAACTCGCGCCGGCCATTAGCCCGGGCAAGACGTGGGAGGGCTACATCGCCGGCGTGATCGCGAGCACGGTGGCCGGCGTGATCCTCGGTCTGTTTGCTCCCTTCGGCGCGCCGGTCGGCGCCATCGCAGGCATCTTGGTCGGTGCACTCAGCCCCTTGGGCGACCTCATCGAGTCTATGATCAAGCGCCAGGCGCATGCGAAGGATTCCGGCAACCTGATCCCAGGGCATGGTGGCTTATTCGACCGGATAGATTCGTTGCTCTGGGCCAGCGTCGTGGTGACCTACGTTGCAGTCATCGCGTCGGGGACTTTTCAGTTTCCTTGA
- a CDS encoding isoprenyl transferase has product MALSVATFKRSFTRDARDVAASQSNAQTIAAAHGIKHLAIIMDGNGRWAKRRNLPRLAGHKAGTDNLHRILRACKDHGIKIVTLYAFSTENWRRPEEEVNGLMKLLETSIEKELDALHQEGVQIRHIGRTDRIPPALCEKIRYAIAYTRNNTELILNVAMNYGGRAEIVDAVKHMLADGLDPNYVDEATVSRYLYTSDLPDPDLIIRTSGEYRVSNFLIWQGAYSEYYVTDVLWPDFDEKELQKAIEHYSKRERRFGGLNSK; this is encoded by the coding sequence ATGGCCCTATCCGTCGCAACCTTCAAGCGGTCCTTCACACGGGACGCGCGGGACGTCGCCGCGTCCCAATCCAATGCACAAACCATCGCCGCGGCGCACGGCATCAAGCACCTGGCCATCATCATGGATGGCAACGGCCGCTGGGCCAAGCGCCGCAACCTGCCGCGCTTGGCCGGGCATAAGGCCGGCACCGACAACCTACATCGCATCCTGCGGGCGTGCAAGGATCATGGCATCAAGATCGTCACCTTGTATGCCTTCTCCACCGAGAACTGGCGCCGACCTGAGGAGGAAGTGAATGGGTTGATGAAGCTCCTCGAGACTTCGATCGAGAAGGAGCTAGACGCGCTGCACCAAGAGGGCGTGCAAATCCGGCACATCGGTCGCACCGACCGCATCCCGCCGGCGCTGTGTGAGAAGATCCGCTACGCCATCGCGTACACGCGCAACAACACCGAGCTGATCCTGAACGTAGCGATGAACTACGGCGGTCGGGCCGAGATCGTAGATGCCGTGAAGCACATGCTGGCCGATGGCCTCGATCCCAACTACGTGGACGAGGCCACGGTCAGCCGCTACCTTTACACCAGCGACCTGCCCGATCCCGACTTGATCATCCGCACCAGCGGCGAGTATCGCGTCAGCAACTTCCTCATCTGGCAGGGGGCATATTCGGAATACTACGTGACCGACGTGCTGTGGCCCGACTTCGACGAGAAGGAGCTGCAGAAAGCGATCGAGCACTACAGCAAGCGCGAACGCCGTTTTGGAGGACTCAATTCCAAGTAG